In the Natronolimnobius baerhuensis genome, one interval contains:
- a CDS encoding ATP-binding protein translates to MAEMGPSDNRSNDELEYHAHQQQVLADLGSQALETSDLETLLEDAAETVLETLPVDRCSVLEYQPDCGENADDGRIVLRATASDGAEDAVGKTTSPVDEETQAGYALEAAEPVLVEDLRSDSQFQALDPFFADEMDTGITVRIGPEPDPWGVLSAHSSTSDSVGRTAGTFLQTVANTLASTIKREQTTRQRDEEAAVRQTILETCPIGITLIDADGMNVFANQRAEELLGRSNPELQTYAHDDERWDLIDEHGVPLAADELPFATVRDTGEPVYDEIVGIDHPDRDRVWLSAHCGPVIHDGEFDGAVYALREITERRRLESKLEEILGRVDDAICAFDTDLRYTHVNERAEELLQRPESELLGETLWDRFPEATEDEIVQESFEEALETGEQRSYEHYYDPVDAWFEVTVYPSETGVSVYFRDITERKESQHQLEESNERLEQFAYAASHDLQEPLRMVTSYLQLIESRYGDELDEDGQEFIDFAVDGAERMREMIDGLLAFSRVETQGEPFEPVDLDDVLADVTHDLRVQIDEHDATITADSLPTVYGDGNQLRQVLQNLLSNAITYAGDEPPEIDISSERASRNWWQIDVSDEGIGIDPAEAERVFGVFQRLHTDDEGSGSGIGLALCERIVERHGGDIWVDSEPGEGSMFSFTVPATDTAVMPKTTNNA, encoded by the coding sequence ATGGCCGAGATGGGGCCGTCGGACAACCGATCAAACGACGAACTCGAGTACCACGCTCACCAGCAACAGGTTCTCGCCGATCTGGGGTCCCAGGCACTCGAGACGAGCGATCTCGAGACGCTTTTAGAGGATGCAGCGGAGACGGTCCTCGAGACATTGCCAGTAGATCGGTGTAGCGTCCTCGAGTACCAGCCAGACTGTGGTGAGAACGCCGACGATGGCAGGATTGTTCTTCGAGCAACTGCCAGCGATGGTGCGGAAGACGCAGTCGGCAAGACGACTTCCCCAGTCGACGAGGAGACACAGGCTGGCTACGCACTCGAGGCTGCGGAGCCTGTCTTGGTTGAAGATCTTCGGAGCGATTCCCAGTTTCAGGCACTCGATCCGTTTTTCGCGGACGAGATGGACACCGGTATCACCGTCAGGATCGGACCGGAACCCGATCCGTGGGGTGTTCTCAGTGCCCATTCATCGACGAGTGACTCGGTTGGACGGACGGCAGGGACATTTCTCCAGACCGTCGCGAACACCCTTGCATCGACGATCAAACGCGAACAGACGACACGGCAACGTGACGAGGAGGCGGCGGTCAGACAAACGATTCTCGAGACGTGCCCTATTGGCATCACACTGATCGACGCTGACGGGATGAACGTGTTTGCAAACCAACGCGCCGAGGAGTTACTTGGTCGGTCGAATCCGGAACTGCAGACGTACGCTCACGATGACGAGCGGTGGGATCTGATCGACGAACACGGCGTTCCACTTGCAGCAGACGAGCTTCCGTTCGCAACGGTGAGAGACACCGGTGAGCCGGTGTACGACGAAATCGTTGGCATCGACCATCCAGACAGAGACCGGGTCTGGCTCTCGGCTCACTGCGGTCCAGTCATCCACGACGGCGAGTTCGATGGAGCAGTCTACGCGTTACGGGAAATCACCGAACGACGACGCCTCGAGAGCAAACTCGAGGAGATTCTAGGCCGAGTCGATGATGCGATCTGTGCGTTCGATACGGACCTGCGGTATACACACGTCAACGAACGTGCCGAGGAACTCCTCCAGCGGCCCGAATCCGAACTGCTCGGTGAGACACTCTGGGATCGGTTTCCCGAAGCAACCGAAGACGAGATCGTTCAAGAGAGCTTCGAGGAGGCACTCGAGACCGGCGAACAGCGCAGTTACGAACACTACTACGATCCCGTCGACGCCTGGTTCGAAGTGACGGTGTATCCCTCCGAAACCGGCGTGTCGGTGTACTTTCGCGACATCACCGAACGGAAGGAGTCCCAGCACCAACTCGAGGAATCGAACGAACGACTCGAGCAGTTCGCGTATGCCGCCAGTCACGATTTACAGGAACCCTTGCGGATGGTCACGAGCTATTTGCAGTTAATCGAGAGTCGCTACGGTGACGAGTTAGACGAGGACGGACAGGAGTTCATCGACTTCGCTGTCGACGGTGCCGAGCGAATGCGCGAAATGATCGATGGCTTGCTTGCGTTCTCACGGGTCGAAACGCAGGGAGAGCCGTTCGAACCGGTCGATCTGGACGATGTGCTCGCGGACGTCACCCATGACCTGCGCGTTCAGATCGATGAACACGACGCGACGATCACAGCCGACTCGTTGCCGACGGTGTATGGCGACGGGAACCAGTTACGTCAGGTGCTCCAGAATCTGCTCTCGAACGCGATTACATACGCTGGCGACGAGCCACCGGAGATCGACATCTCGAGCGAGCGGGCCAGCCGGAACTGGTGGCAGATCGATGTCAGCGACGAGGGCATTGGCATCGACCCAGCGGAGGCAGAGCGGGTCTTCGGTGTTTTCCAGCGCCTGCATACTGACGACGAGGGGTCTGGAAGCGGCATCGGACTGGCGCTGTGTGAACGGATCGTCGAGCGCCACGGCGGCGACATCTGGGTCGACTCCGAACCCGGTGAGGGCTCGATGTTCTCGTTTACGGTGCCAGCAACTGACACTGCGGTCATGCCGAAAACCACGAACAACGCGTAA
- a CDS encoding ABC transporter permease, with the protein MSRLSRIRSETGAGWRSFIRRRTAVFFTFFFPVILIVIFGALVRTDPGDGGLFAEPAAYYVPGYLAVVVLFTPFSRMGSEVARHREGSRFEKLATTPLSRPEWLFAQTVVNAVIIAIASLLILALVVLLTGANITYSPLLIPYVLVGVVAFCGIGAMLGSYTDSQDGAITASNAIGLPLLFLSETFISLEQLPGWFEPFVNLSPLTYFSRGVRAATAPETTETAAVAGLDPAIANLGVLFAIAVVTFALGARSIPQTD; encoded by the coding sequence ATGAGCCGACTCTCACGCATCCGATCCGAAACGGGTGCCGGCTGGCGGTCGTTCATCCGCCGCCGAACGGCAGTCTTCTTTACGTTCTTTTTCCCGGTGATCCTGATCGTCATCTTCGGTGCGCTCGTCCGAACGGACCCGGGCGACGGTGGCCTGTTCGCAGAACCCGCCGCATACTACGTGCCGGGCTATCTCGCCGTCGTCGTCCTCTTTACGCCCTTCTCGAGGATGGGGAGCGAGGTCGCACGCCACCGTGAAGGGAGTCGCTTCGAGAAACTCGCGACGACACCGCTGTCGCGACCGGAGTGGCTGTTCGCCCAGACCGTCGTCAACGCCGTTATCATCGCTATCGCGAGTCTGTTGATCCTCGCGCTCGTGGTTCTGCTGACGGGCGCAAACATCACCTATTCGCCGCTTTTGATCCCCTACGTCCTCGTCGGCGTCGTCGCCTTCTGTGGTATCGGTGCCATGCTCGGCAGTTACACCGACTCTCAAGATGGCGCGATCACCGCCAGTAACGCAATCGGTCTCCCGCTGCTCTTTCTCTCCGAGACGTTCATCTCGCTCGAGCAACTGCCCGGCTGGTTCGAGCCATTTGTGAATCTCTCGCCGCTGACGTACTTTTCGCGCGGCGTCCGTGCGGCGACAGCCCCAGAGACCACCGAGACGGCCGCGGTTGCTGGACTCGACCCGGCGATTGCGAACCTGGGGGTTTTATTCGCAATCGCCGTCGTCACGTTCGCACTCGGTGCGCGCTCGATCCCGCAGACGGATTGA
- a CDS encoding ABC transporter ATP-binding protein, which produces MTAVVEATDVAKTYGETVALSSASLSVEAGEVYALIGPNGAGKTTLVRALTGTTVPDSGSVRVLEGEPTAIDRDRLGVLPQDFSPPDRLTARELLTYYAGLYDDPRDPDDVLADVGLVDASNTWYENLSGGQQRRACVGATLVNDPDVLVLDEPTTGIDPAGRRTIWRLIEALTERGTTVLLTTHDMAEAERLADRVGLLADGALIAQGTPAALVADHAGSSRLAIETDADPQAFEDLAYPVVASGESDSKPHRRRQPDTIVVQDIEPADIGVVVDYLEGNDLEYSGLTWAEPDLEDVYLALADSTERERTTKMGTETDADAEDAPQTGETA; this is translated from the coding sequence CGTCACTGTCCGTCGAAGCCGGCGAGGTCTACGCGCTCATCGGGCCAAACGGAGCCGGAAAAACGACGCTCGTTCGTGCATTGACAGGAACGACCGTTCCTGACTCGGGGTCCGTGCGAGTCCTCGAGGGAGAGCCAACTGCAATCGACCGGGACCGACTCGGAGTGTTACCACAGGACTTCTCACCGCCGGATCGGCTCACAGCTCGAGAACTGCTGACCTACTACGCCGGCCTCTATGACGACCCGCGTGATCCGGACGACGTGCTGGCCGACGTTGGACTCGTCGATGCCAGTAATACGTGGTACGAGAACCTCTCCGGTGGCCAGCAACGACGCGCCTGCGTGGGTGCGACGCTGGTCAACGACCCGGATGTGCTCGTTCTCGACGAACCGACGACGGGGATCGACCCCGCTGGCCGGCGAACGATTTGGCGACTCATCGAAGCCCTCACCGAACGCGGAACGACCGTCCTGCTGACGACCCACGACATGGCCGAAGCCGAGCGACTGGCAGACCGTGTTGGCCTCCTCGCGGATGGCGCGCTCATCGCACAGGGAACTCCTGCCGCGCTCGTCGCTGACCACGCCGGCTCGAGTCGGCTTGCCATCGAAACCGATGCTGACCCACAGGCCTTCGAGGACCTCGCGTATCCGGTTGTCGCCTCAGGCGAGTCCGACTCGAAGCCACATCGACGTCGCCAGCCAGACACCATCGTCGTCCAAGACATCGAGCCTGCCGATATCGGCGTTGTCGTCGACTATCTCGAGGGGAACGACCTCGAGTACTCCGGCCTGACGTGGGCCGAACCCGACCTCGAGGACGTCTATCTCGCACTCGCAGATTCGACCGAGCGCGAGCGGACGACGAAAATGGGGACGGAAACGGATGCCGACGCTGAGGACGCCCCACAAACGGGTGAGACGGCATGA